In the Scyliorhinus torazame isolate Kashiwa2021f chromosome 22, sScyTor2.1, whole genome shotgun sequence genome, one interval contains:
- the LOC140398983 gene encoding cerebellin-3-like: MIICGKEVLLLLGIIQCLTHSTVEGEQNRRVRRHTNFETLLEALQDRIAALEEFEHEEEHDHHATLFAVSLSQGNMVQTGDPIVYNQVSLNREEGYNSTTGVFTCPIAGVYFFTYSCLPALGVETSVAFLKNGIGLSNIHTILPGGSTQQAERSELILLQLGDTVSVVLEIGSLLNNGNSLKFTGYRVSD; this comes from the exons ATGATTATTTGTGGGAAA GAGGTGCTGCTGCTTCTCGGCATCATCCAATGTTTGACTCACTCCACTGTGGAGGGAGAACAGAATCGTCGGGTTCGCAGG CATACTAATTTTGAAACATTGCTAGAGGCACTGCAGGATCGAATCGCAGCTTTGGAAGAATTTGAACATGAGG aggaACATGACCACCATGCCACGCTCTTTGCTGTGTCCCTCTCGCAGGGTAACATGGTCCAAACAGGAGACCCTATCGTGTACAACCAGGTTTCTCTGAACCGGGAAGAAGGCTACAACAGCACAACTGGAGTCTTCACCTGCCCTATTGCTGGCGTGTACTTCTTCACCTACAGCTGTCTCCCAGCTCTAGGCGTGGAGACCTCCGTTGCCTTCTTGAAGAATGGGATCGGACTCAGCAACATCCACACTATCCTTCCTGGCGGTAGCACCCAGCAAGCCGAGCGCAGCGAGCTGATTCTCCTCCAGCTTGGGGACACGGTGTCGGTTGTGCTGGAGATCGGGTCCCTGCTGAACAATGGCAATTCCTTGAAGTTTACTGGATACCGGGTCTCAGATTAA